From a region of the Mercurialis annua linkage group LG1-X, ddMerAnnu1.2, whole genome shotgun sequence genome:
- the LOC130014818 gene encoding protein disulfide-isomerase 5-1 isoform X3: MDLATSCKDKLAYFRIKELKDVLTQLGLSKQGKKQDLVDRILGVLADEQGLETGFRCCISNNLLKKIKIHLKRRKIRRATMEKKINHPISLFATLCVVLFILSSSIITVTEAEVITLTPDTFSDKVKEKDTAWFVKFCVPWCKHCKNLGTLWEDFGKVMEGEDEIEVGEVDCGLNKALCSKVDIHSYPTFKLFYDGEAVVKYNGTRDVESLKSFALEEAEKAAAKAQLDNDQEL, translated from the exons ATGGATTTAGCGACGAGTTGCAAG GACAAATTGGCGTATTTTCGTATAAAAGAGCTTAAAGATGTCCTTACACAGTTGGGTCTTTCTAAGCAAGGGAAAAAGCAG GATCTTGTTGACCGAATATTAGGTGTTCTTGCTGATGAACAAG GTCTGGAAACCGGTTTTCGATGTTGTATCTCGAATAATTTGTTGAAGAAGATCAAAATTCATTTGAAGAGAAGGAAAATTCGCAGAGCTACGATGGAGAAGAAGATAAATCATCCAATTTCACTGTTTGCGACTCTGTGTGTGGTGCTATTTATTCTTTCAAGCTCAATTATAACAGTTACAGAAGCTGAAGTCATAACCCTAACTCCCGACACCTTTTCTGATAAG GTGAAGGAAAAAGACACTGCGTGGTTCGTGAAGTTTTGTGTTCCTTGGTGTAAGCATTG TAAGAATTTGGGCACACTTTGGGAGGACTTTGGGAAAGTGATGGAAGGAGAAGATGAAATTGAGGTTGGGGAAGTTGATTGCGGGTTAAATAAAGCTTTATGTTCGAAAGTTGATATTCACTCGTATCCTACATTCAAGCTCTTCTATGATGGAGAAGCGGTTGTGAAATATAatg GGACTAGAGATGTTGAATCTCTTAAATCATTTGCATTGGAGGAAGCAGAAAAGGCAGCAGCAAAAGCACAGCTTGACAATGATCAAGAATTATAA
- the LOC130014818 gene encoding uncharacterized protein LOC130014818 isoform X1: MDLATSCKDKLAYFRIKELKDVLTQLGLSKQGKKQDLVDRILGVLADEQVPKTSTKKTSIGKEEVAKLVDDIYRKMQVSGATDLASKGQGVLESSKTIKYTYYRQGFAHYQYLGFTLLENSIFTTDFSDGYNFRRYFFGLETGFRCCISNNLLKKIKIHLKRRKIRRATMEKKINHPISLFATLCVVLFILSSSIITVTEAEVITLTPDTFSDKVKEKDTAWFVKFCVPWCKHCKNLGTLWEDFGKVMEGEDEIEVGEVDCGLNKALCSKVDIHSYPTFKLFYDGEAVVKYNGTRDVESLKSFALEEAEKAAAKAQLDNDQEL; encoded by the exons ATGGATTTAGCGACGAGTTGCAAG GACAAATTGGCGTATTTTCGTATAAAAGAGCTTAAAGATGTCCTTACACAGTTGGGTCTTTCTAAGCAAGGGAAAAAGCAG GATCTTGTTGACCGAATATTAGGTGTTCTTGCTGATGAACAAG TTCCAAAGACATCAACGAAGAAGACTTCTATTGGAAAGGAAGAGGTGGCAAAATTAGTTGATGACATTTACAG AAAAATGCAGGTTTCTGGGGCCACTGATCTAGCATCTAAGGGTCAGGGCGTGTTGGAGAGCAGTAAGACAATTAAATACACATATTACCGACAGGGCTTCGCCCATTATCAATATCTGGGTTTTACACTATTAGAAAACAGCATTTTtacgacggattttagcgatgGATACAATTTCCGTCGCTATTTTTTTG GTCTGGAAACCGGTTTTCGATGTTGTATCTCGAATAATTTGTTGAAGAAGATCAAAATTCATTTGAAGAGAAGGAAAATTCGCAGAGCTACGATGGAGAAGAAGATAAATCATCCAATTTCACTGTTTGCGACTCTGTGTGTGGTGCTATTTATTCTTTCAAGCTCAATTATAACAGTTACAGAAGCTGAAGTCATAACCCTAACTCCCGACACCTTTTCTGATAAG GTGAAGGAAAAAGACACTGCGTGGTTCGTGAAGTTTTGTGTTCCTTGGTGTAAGCATTG TAAGAATTTGGGCACACTTTGGGAGGACTTTGGGAAAGTGATGGAAGGAGAAGATGAAATTGAGGTTGGGGAAGTTGATTGCGGGTTAAATAAAGCTTTATGTTCGAAAGTTGATATTCACTCGTATCCTACATTCAAGCTCTTCTATGATGGAGAAGCGGTTGTGAAATATAatg GGACTAGAGATGTTGAATCTCTTAAATCATTTGCATTGGAGGAAGCAGAAAAGGCAGCAGCAAAAGCACAGCTTGACAATGATCAAGAATTATAA
- the LOC126665107 gene encoding uncharacterized protein LOC126665107 yields MATHNEKQKRGFLMKLYKYSISTTKNYNPKHIDSNINIVANKPVVLHNLLTTKLEDYDQQVPEMGAAVVAVGGGGGGGERRGGGGRNVVVEGRKSVSHVETNIKSVASFLQVRVLVTDMPAFMQIHAFRCARTTFDSLEKFSPKHVAYNIKKEFDKVYGPAWHCIVGSSFGSFVTHSTGCFLYFSMEKLYILVFKTKVQKTLGSSS; encoded by the exons ATGGCAACCCATAATGAAAAGCAAAAGAGAGGTTTCTTGATGAAATTATACAAGTATTCTATTTCTACCACTAAAAATTACAACCCAAAACACATAGATTCAAACATTAATATTGTGGCAAATAAACCTGTAGTTTTACATAATTTGTTAACGACAAAATTGGAAGATTATGATCAACAAGTACCGGAGATGGGTGCTGCGGTGGTGGCGGtgggaggaggaggaggaggaggagaaaGAAGAGGCGGCGGAGGAAGAAATGTGGTGGTGGAGGGAAGAAAGTCAGTGTCGCATgttgaaacaaatataaaatcagTAGCTTCATTTCTTCAGGTGAGGGTATTAGTGACAGACATGCCTGCATTTATGCAAATTCATGCTTTTAGATGTGCAAGAACCACTTTTGATAGCTTGGAGAAGTTTAGCCCTAAACATGTGGCTTACAACATCAAAAAG GAATTTGATAAGGTGTATGGGCCTGCCTGGCATTGCATCGTGGGTTCAAGTTTTGGGTCGTTTGTGACCCATTCAACTGGTTGTTTCCTTTACTTCTCAATGGAGAAGCTTtacattttagtt
- the LOC130014818 gene encoding protein disulfide-isomerase 5-1 isoform X2: MDLATSCKDKLAYFRIKELKDVLTQLGLSKQGKKQDLVDRILGVLADEQVPKTSTKKTSIGKEEVAKLVDDIYRKMQVSGATDLASKGQGVLESSLETGFRCCISNNLLKKIKIHLKRRKIRRATMEKKINHPISLFATLCVVLFILSSSIITVTEAEVITLTPDTFSDKVKEKDTAWFVKFCVPWCKHCKNLGTLWEDFGKVMEGEDEIEVGEVDCGLNKALCSKVDIHSYPTFKLFYDGEAVVKYNGTRDVESLKSFALEEAEKAAAKAQLDNDQEL; encoded by the exons ATGGATTTAGCGACGAGTTGCAAG GACAAATTGGCGTATTTTCGTATAAAAGAGCTTAAAGATGTCCTTACACAGTTGGGTCTTTCTAAGCAAGGGAAAAAGCAG GATCTTGTTGACCGAATATTAGGTGTTCTTGCTGATGAACAAG TTCCAAAGACATCAACGAAGAAGACTTCTATTGGAAAGGAAGAGGTGGCAAAATTAGTTGATGACATTTACAG AAAAATGCAGGTTTCTGGGGCCACTGATCTAGCATCTAAGGGTCAGGGCGTGTTGGAGAGCA GTCTGGAAACCGGTTTTCGATGTTGTATCTCGAATAATTTGTTGAAGAAGATCAAAATTCATTTGAAGAGAAGGAAAATTCGCAGAGCTACGATGGAGAAGAAGATAAATCATCCAATTTCACTGTTTGCGACTCTGTGTGTGGTGCTATTTATTCTTTCAAGCTCAATTATAACAGTTACAGAAGCTGAAGTCATAACCCTAACTCCCGACACCTTTTCTGATAAG GTGAAGGAAAAAGACACTGCGTGGTTCGTGAAGTTTTGTGTTCCTTGGTGTAAGCATTG TAAGAATTTGGGCACACTTTGGGAGGACTTTGGGAAAGTGATGGAAGGAGAAGATGAAATTGAGGTTGGGGAAGTTGATTGCGGGTTAAATAAAGCTTTATGTTCGAAAGTTGATATTCACTCGTATCCTACATTCAAGCTCTTCTATGATGGAGAAGCGGTTGTGAAATATAatg GGACTAGAGATGTTGAATCTCTTAAATCATTTGCATTGGAGGAAGCAGAAAAGGCAGCAGCAAAAGCACAGCTTGACAATGATCAAGAATTATAA
- the LOC126664835 gene encoding vestitone reductase-like yields MEEEDKGIVCVTGGTGYVASWLIMRLLHHGYSVHTTVRPDPEKKRDLTFLTSLPGASEKLKIFHADLNDPNSFDAAIKGSTGVFHVATPTPSHFDTDEPEEAVINKTIDGTIGILKVCLKYSNTVKRVVYTSSTAAVDFNDKKNMEIMDESFWSDVGYIKALNSFASSYWISKTLAEKKAIEFAEENGLDLVTVIPSFVVGPFICPNLPDSIEAALAMVFGKSELYNLLLNTSMVHVDDLASAHIFLLQNGSAKGRHICSSDRITIEEMSAFLSTKYPEFPVPTVESLKGIEGFKGPALSSKKLIDSGFKFKYGVDEMFDGAIQSCRENGYI; encoded by the exons ATGGAAGAAGAAGACAAAGGCATAGTATGTGTTACAGGTGGCACTGGTTATGTAGCTTCATGGCTAATCATGAGGCTTCTTCATCATGGTTACTCTGTTCACACCACTGTTAGACCTGATCCTG AGAAGAAGAGAGATCTCACATTCCTGACAAGTCTACCAGGAGCATCAGAGAAACTCAAAATCTTCCATGCAGATCTTAATGATCCAAACAGTTTTGATGCGGCTATTAAAGGAAGTACTGGTGTCTTTCATGTGGCTACGCCCACACCTAGCCATTTCGATACCGATGAACCTGAAGAAGCTgttataaacaaaacaatagaTGGAACAATCGGAATCTTAAAGGTATGCTTGAAATACTCGAACACGGTGAAGCGAGTCGTGTACACTTCGAGTACCGCAGCAGTTGATTTTAATGATAAGAAGAATATGGAGATTATGGATGAAAGTTTTTGGAGTGATGTTGGTTATATTAAAGCTTTAAATTCATTTGCCAGTTCTTATTGGATTTCCAAGACATTGGCTGAGAAAAAAGCTATTGAATTTGCAGAAGAAAATGGATTGGATCTTGTCACTGTAATCCCTTCTTTTGTTGTTGGTCCTTTTATTTGCCCAAATCTTCCTGATTCAATTGAGGCAGCATTGGCTATGGTTTTCG GTAAGTCGGAGCTATACAATTTGCTGCTAAATACATCAATGGTGCACGTTGATGATCTTGCAAGTGCAcatatttttcttcttcaaaatGGGAGTGCAAAAGGGAGGCATATTTGTTCTTCGGACCGTATAACCATTGAAGAGATGTCTGCTTTTCTATCTACCAAGTATCCAGAATTTCCAGTACCAACAGTAGA ATCATTAAAGGGTATTGAAGGATTCAAAGGCCCTGCATTGTCATCGAAGAAACTAATAGATTCTGGTTTCAAATTCAAGTATGGAGTTGACGAAATGTTTGATGGGGCAATTCAATCATGCAGAGAGAATGGCTACATCTAG